One window from the genome of Gimesia aquarii encodes:
- a CDS encoding ABC transporter permease, which yields MLKFAIRNLLSRSVRSLLCLMGLTIAIAGMVGLFSIAGGLEETVSQTFGRIKGIVAMQPGAPIPLFSRIPRSWGEEINQISGIAIVNPEIWSRVNMIEDKPVISPPRFLFGTELSSRLQLKHGVYRDAIYAGRFLSLEDLGTLNTVVSRQIAEQHDKQVGDTISVNGQEMTIVGIYECGSLLLDVAIILDIDVVRDITRFDPSSVSCFYLEQSGAVDNDTLVKQIKGHFRGRELASWQPASLALANTSQSNILKNFVDAIDQSLKGISDQNSSPGITNIKAGKKTKNDPDKTLTESDQEESALEVRAAADWGERLETFTADLDIFLSLMTGIGVLIAMLSIINTMLMSVMERIVDFGILKANGWSNRDVMLLITAESSLLGVLGGILGGILGLVAISIVNWNFANQIHLYASPGLLLFGVLFSTLLGVLGGLYPAWWTTRMTPIDAIRRG from the coding sequence ATGCTAAAATTCGCGATACGCAATCTTCTGAGCCGCTCAGTTCGTTCATTGTTATGTTTAATGGGATTGACGATTGCTATTGCAGGCATGGTAGGATTGTTTTCTATTGCAGGAGGACTGGAAGAGACTGTTTCCCAGACTTTTGGCAGAATTAAGGGAATTGTGGCCATGCAGCCTGGAGCGCCAATCCCATTATTCTCAAGAATTCCACGGTCATGGGGAGAAGAAATCAACCAGATTTCAGGAATCGCGATTGTAAATCCTGAAATCTGGTCTCGAGTTAATATGATTGAAGATAAACCTGTTATCAGTCCTCCTCGGTTTTTATTTGGGACCGAGCTTTCTTCACGATTGCAATTAAAACATGGAGTTTATCGTGATGCGATTTATGCGGGACGGTTTTTATCTCTGGAAGATCTGGGGACTCTGAATACGGTTGTTAGTCGACAAATTGCTGAACAGCATGACAAACAGGTGGGTGATACGATTAGCGTTAATGGTCAGGAGATGACAATTGTCGGGATTTATGAATGTGGTTCATTGCTGCTCGATGTCGCCATCATCCTGGACATTGATGTGGTTCGTGATATCACGCGATTTGATCCCAGTAGTGTGAGTTGTTTCTATCTCGAACAATCGGGAGCGGTCGACAACGATACGCTTGTGAAACAAATCAAAGGTCATTTTCGAGGTCGTGAATTGGCTTCCTGGCAACCAGCATCCTTAGCACTTGCCAATACTTCACAGTCCAACATTCTTAAAAATTTTGTGGATGCCATTGACCAGAGTTTGAAGGGGATTTCAGACCAAAATTCTTCACCAGGCATTACCAATATCAAAGCAGGAAAAAAAACGAAAAATGATCCTGATAAAACATTGACAGAATCTGATCAAGAAGAAAGCGCGTTAGAAGTGAGGGCTGCTGCAGATTGGGGGGAACGATTGGAAACGTTCACTGCTGATTTGGATATCTTTCTCAGTTTAATGACGGGCATTGGCGTTTTGATTGCCATGCTGAGCATCATCAACACAATGTTAATGAGTGTCATGGAACGAATTGTAGACTTTGGAATTCTGAAAGCAAACGGATGGTCTAATCGGGATGTGATGCTATTGATTACAGCTGAAAGCTCCTTACTTGGTGTCTTGGGTGGTATTCTTGGAGGCATTTTAGGGCTCGTGGCAATTTCGATTGTAAACTGGAATTTTGCAAATCAGATTCATCTTTATGCCAGCCCAGGTTTACTGTTATTTGGAGTTCTATTTAGTACTCTACTGGGAGTTTTAGGTGGATTGTATCCTGCCTGGTGGACCACTCGCATGACTCCCATTGATGCCATCCGTCGTGGTTAA
- a CDS encoding ABC transporter ATP-binding protein produces MIEVRDVSKIHQSGETEVHALQRVSCLFPGQRFSFILGPSGSGKSTLLYLLGALDVPSAGEIFVQNRALSTLNNNERDTYRREKVGFVFQNFNLLKNLNALENVLAPYLPLGVSVEQKKEAKELLEQVGLGHRITHRPSQLSGGEQQRVAIARALLKRPLLILADEPTGELDTKTGEEIFHCLRDMSEQYKTTVVIVTHDERYIRETDHILRLRDGKIATADQPL; encoded by the coding sequence ATGATTGAAGTACGTGATGTATCGAAAATTCATCAGAGTGGTGAGACTGAAGTACATGCACTGCAGAGGGTCAGCTGTCTTTTTCCCGGTCAGAGATTTTCATTTATATTGGGCCCATCCGGAAGTGGTAAAAGTACCTTGCTTTATTTGTTGGGGGCGCTTGATGTACCTTCTGCAGGCGAGATCTTTGTGCAAAATCGGGCTCTATCTACATTAAACAATAACGAACGTGATACATATCGCCGTGAAAAGGTTGGTTTTGTCTTTCAGAATTTTAATCTGTTAAAAAATCTCAATGCTCTGGAGAACGTTCTGGCTCCCTATTTACCGTTGGGAGTTTCTGTTGAGCAGAAGAAAGAAGCGAAAGAATTACTGGAACAAGTTGGGTTAGGGCACCGCATCACACATCGTCCCAGCCAGTTGTCAGGCGGAGAGCAACAACGAGTGGCGATTGCACGTGCTTTATTAAAGCGGCCCCTACTTATCCTCGCAGACGAACCAACGGGCGAGCTAGATACGAAAACAGGCGAAGAAATTTTCCATTGTTTGCGAGATATGAGTGAGCAATATAAGACCACTGTGGTCATTGTAACGCACGACGAACGTTATATTCGAGAAACTGATCATATTCTCAGACTACGCGATGGGAAAATCGCAACGGCAGATCAACCACTCTGA
- a CDS encoding DnaJ C-terminal domain-containing protein, giving the protein MNKRDYYDILEISRSASADEIKKAYRKLSRKYHPDMAPDDKSADQKFKEVQEAYDVLRDEAKRKQYDQFGHSFQQAGPGGGYYQSGGAGPVDLDDLFGGGGIDLGDLFGGAFRGGKRAQPRPQKGESKRLHIEIPFHLAAVGGEHEISLQKGGASERLTVKIPPGVDNGSVVRLSGQGNPGIHGGPAGDLLITIKVGNHPYFKREGSNLILEVPITLSEAALGSKVDVPTLSEGEVTVTIPPGTSSGAKLRLREKGILDQKLKKTGDQICSIKIVAPKSLSDQAHSLYEQLKQLDEENPRSKAW; this is encoded by the coding sequence ATGAACAAACGCGATTATTACGATATCCTGGAAATTTCTCGAAGCGCGAGCGCAGATGAAATTAAAAAGGCGTATCGGAAACTATCCAGAAAATATCACCCTGATATGGCTCCTGATGATAAATCAGCAGATCAGAAATTTAAAGAGGTACAAGAAGCATATGATGTCTTGCGTGATGAGGCGAAGCGCAAGCAATATGATCAATTTGGCCACTCATTTCAACAGGCAGGACCAGGGGGAGGTTATTATCAATCTGGAGGAGCAGGTCCAGTCGATCTGGATGACCTGTTCGGTGGAGGTGGTATTGATTTGGGCGACTTGTTCGGAGGTGCATTTCGAGGCGGAAAGCGCGCACAACCACGTCCACAAAAAGGAGAATCAAAACGCCTGCATATTGAAATTCCCTTTCATCTGGCTGCTGTCGGAGGAGAGCACGAGATCAGTCTTCAAAAAGGGGGGGCTTCTGAGCGGCTGACAGTCAAAATTCCACCAGGTGTGGACAATGGATCGGTCGTCAGGCTCAGTGGTCAGGGAAACCCTGGAATTCATGGAGGACCGGCAGGAGATTTATTAATTACTATCAAGGTAGGCAACCACCCTTACTTCAAAAGGGAAGGTAGTAATCTGATTTTGGAAGTACCAATTACCCTCAGTGAAGCAGCTCTAGGCTCCAAAGTTGACGTCCCCACACTTTCCGAAGGTGAAGTCACAGTCACAATTCCACCAGGAACATCGAGTGGAGCAAAATTACGCCTGCGTGAAAAAGGTATTCTTGACCAGAAATTAAAAAAAACGGGTGATCAAATCTGCTCGATAAAAATAGTCGCTCCTAAAAGTCTCAGTGATCAAGCACATAGCCTCTATGAGCAACTAAAGCAATTGGATGAAGAAAATCCACGGTCGAAAGCATGGTGA
- the rnpA gene encoding ribonuclease P protein component, which produces MNQFDFPRADRIRSQQEFADVYSARQRAGDKYLLIFAITNQLERCRLGVSVSKKNGNAIMRARKKRMIREAFRLVQHQLPKGLDLIVIPRPEVEANLKQYQHSLKQLTQKLYRRLEHKQSG; this is translated from the coding sequence GTGAATCAATTTGATTTTCCAAGAGCAGACAGGATTCGCAGCCAGCAGGAATTTGCAGATGTCTACTCAGCAAGACAGAGAGCAGGCGACAAATATTTATTAATATTTGCCATCACAAATCAACTCGAACGATGTAGACTAGGTGTCAGTGTTTCCAAAAAAAACGGAAATGCAATCATGCGTGCGAGAAAGAAAAGAATGATTCGGGAAGCATTTCGACTGGTACAACATCAACTTCCGAAAGGATTGGACCTGATTGTTATCCCACGTCCTGAGGTTGAGGCAAATTTAAAGCAGTATCAGCACTCATTGAAACAACTCACGCAAAAACTTTATCGACGACTGGAGCATAAGCAAAGCGGATGA
- the yidD gene encoding membrane protein insertion efficiency factor YidD has product MKRMALQIAHLLYQTPSLILIGLVRLYQMTLSHFIGGQCRFHPTCSEYFIQAVRKYGAVKGAFKGILRICRCHPFHPGGFDPP; this is encoded by the coding sequence ATGAAACGGATGGCTTTGCAAATTGCCCACTTGCTGTATCAGACCCCCAGTTTGATCCTGATAGGCCTGGTTCGACTTTATCAGATGACGTTAAGCCATTTCATCGGAGGACAATGTCGATTTCACCCAACTTGCAGTGAATATTTCATTCAGGCAGTTAGGAAATATGGAGCCGTAAAAGGAGCTTTTAAAGGCATCTTACGTATTTGTCGATGCCATCCCTTTCATCCAGGCGGATTCGACCCTCCCTAA
- the argB gene encoding acetylglutamate kinase has product MEDAVRKAAVLIEALSWIRRFRGRYVVIKLGGSALEEEAAVKSFLTDVIFMRTVGMHPILVHGGGKAISQAMNSAGIESRFVHGRRYTDEKTLEIATNVLANQISESLAQEIKSQGAKAESLHFGTRNCLQGEQLTLQAEDGSLIDLGLVGHVTDVDESLLAEVCESDAIPVIPSVALDKSGQKLNVNADTAAAALARILKAEKLVFLSDVPGIFLDKNDPQTLVSHLETERCRSLIADGTIDSGMVPKVDAALEALASGVGKVHIVDARLPHSILLEIYSDKGIGTEIVK; this is encoded by the coding sequence GTGGAAGACGCTGTTCGTAAAGCTGCTGTATTAATCGAAGCATTAAGTTGGATTCGAAGATTCCGTGGACGTTATGTTGTAATTAAGCTGGGAGGAAGTGCCCTTGAAGAAGAAGCAGCTGTCAAAAGTTTTTTGACTGATGTAATCTTTATGAGAACAGTGGGGATGCATCCTATTCTTGTTCACGGCGGTGGGAAAGCCATCAGTCAGGCAATGAATTCAGCGGGAATCGAATCGCGATTTGTGCATGGACGGCGTTATACCGATGAAAAAACATTGGAAATCGCCACCAACGTGCTTGCCAACCAGATCAGTGAATCATTGGCTCAAGAGATCAAATCTCAAGGAGCGAAAGCAGAATCACTTCATTTTGGAACGCGTAACTGTCTTCAGGGTGAACAATTAACGCTTCAGGCTGAGGATGGTTCATTGATCGATTTGGGACTTGTTGGTCATGTAACTGACGTAGATGAAAGCCTGTTAGCAGAAGTTTGTGAGTCAGATGCAATACCTGTCATTCCCTCGGTCGCACTCGATAAATCAGGCCAAAAACTGAACGTGAACGCGGATACGGCTGCAGCAGCGTTAGCGCGGATTCTAAAGGCGGAAAAGCTGGTGTTTCTAAGTGATGTGCCAGGAATCTTTCTCGATAAAAATGATCCACAGACATTAGTTTCGCATCTGGAAACTGAACGCTGTCGATCATTAATTGCAGACGGAACGATCGATTCCGGTATGGTCCCTAAAGTAGATGCGGCACTGGAAGCGTTGGCAAGTGGCGTTGGGAAAGTCCATATTGTTGACGCACGACTCCCTCATTCTATCCTGTTGGAAATTTATTCTGATAAGGGAATTGGGACAGAGATCGTGAAATAA